A portion of the Physeter macrocephalus isolate SW-GA chromosome 15, ASM283717v5, whole genome shotgun sequence genome contains these proteins:
- the RRS1 gene encoding ribosome biogenesis regulatory protein homolog translates to MEGQSVEELLAKAERDEAEKLQRITVHKELELEFDLGNLLASDRNPPTGLRHAGPTQEAELRALARDNTQLLINQLWQLPTDRVEEALVARLPEPTTRLPREKPVPRPRPLTRWQQFARLKGIRPKKKTNLVWDEGTGQWRRRWGYQRARDDTKEWLIEVPGNADPMEDQFAKRIQAKKERVAKNELNRLRNLARAHKMQLPSAAGMHPTGHQSKEELGRAMLVAKVSTASVGRFQERLPKEKAPRGSGKKRKFQPLFGDFAAEKKSQLEMLRIMNSKKPQLDVTRATNKQMREEDQEEAAKRRKMSQKGKRKGGRQGPGGKRKGGPPSQGGKRKGGLGGKMNSGRPGLSGKRKGGQHQGGKRRK, encoded by the coding sequence ATGGAGGGTCAGAGCGTGGAGGAGCTGCTGGCAAAGGCGGAGCGGGACGAGGCAGAGAAGCTGCAGCGTATCACGGTGCACAAGGAACTGGAGCTGGAGTTCGACCTGGGTAACCTGCTGGCCTCGGACCGGAACCCTCCGACCGggctgcggcacgcgggacccaCGCAGGAGGCCGAGCTGCGGGCCCTGGCGCGGGACAACACGCAGCTGCTCATCAACCAGCTGTGGCAGCTGCCCACCGATCGTGTGGAGGAGGCGCTGGTGGCGCGGCTGCCGGAGCCCACCACTCGTCTGCCGCGCGAGAAGCCTGTGCCCCGGCCGCGGCCGCTTACACGCTGGCAGCAGTTTGCGCGCCTCAAGGGTATCCGTCCCAAGAAGAAGACCAATCTGGTGTGGGACGAGGGGACCGGCCAGTGGCGCCGCCGCTGGGGCTACCAGCGCGCCCGCGACGACACCAAGGAATGGTTGATCGAGGTGCCCGGGAATGCCGACCCCATGGAGGACCAGTTCGCCAAGCGGATTCAGGCTAAGAAGGAACGAGTGGCCAAGAACGAGCTGAACCGGCTGCGTAACCTGGCCCGCGCGCACAAGATGCAGCTGCCCAGCGCGGCCGGCATGCACCCTACCGGACACCAGAGTAAGGAGGAGCTGGGCCGCGCCATGCTGGTGGCCAAGGTCTCCACCGCCTCTGTGGGGCGCTTCCAGGAGCGCCTGCCCAAGGAGAAGGCGCCCCGAGGCTctggaaagaagaggaagtttCAGCCTCTTTTCGGTGACTTTGCAGCCGAGAAAAAGAGCCAGTTGGAGATGCTGCGAATAATGAACAGCAAGAAGCCTCAGTTGGACGTTACGAGGGCCACCAATAAGCAGATGAGGGAGGAGGACCAGGAAGAGGCGGctaagaggaggaaaatgagtcAGAAGGGCAAGAGAAAGGGGGGCCGACAGGGTCCTGGGGGTAAGAGGAAAGGGGGCCCGCCCAGccaaggagggaagaggaaagggggctTGGGAGGCAAGATGAATTCCGGGCGGCCTGGCTTGAGTGGCAAGAGAAAAGGAGGGCAACaccaaggaggaaagaggaggaagtaa